CAGAGGTAATCGATGATCTTTTGTTCTGACTGCCCCACGTGCATATATTatgctaatttatttattttcccgTCGTGCCACTCGTGTCTACGGTGACAGGGTCTTCTCGTTCGAATGTTTGAAAATGGTCGAGTGAAATTTCGGCGATGTATTCTTACCTCcccctcctttttttttccctcttatCAGCCCAGGGAAGTCTAAACATAGGAGGTAAGTACCTTATAATTTGGTACCTTTCTTGTGTAATTCCAGAGGTTGTATCCTAAACTGGTACCGACAGGGAAATTTTGCAGGTACATCAGATACACGCATGGTTTATCTGAAGGCAAGACCTTCTGAACAGCAAACTTAAATACTGTGGAAAATTGTCATATTTTATAGATTTTAACGTGAGGACCTTATCGTGATCTTGTTCGAAAATCACAAGTTTGCCCtgatgttggttttttgagcgattttcTCGCGACAAAATGCGTTGAAATTTGTCAAGTTCTAATATTTAGCTTAACCGATTTTAACGTGAAGGCTGCGAGAGGGTTGTTTACAATCGGGAATTGCATTATTTATCGTGAGATTTTTTTGCTgggaattttcttttaaatagaTTGAATGTTACAGGAAGGTCGTGCTTTCTGTAGTTTTAGCCGTCTCAAGAAAAAGGGTTTTATTTTCATGATTGACCCCTAACAAATTTTCCGTGTTCGACTCACACGCATCGCCGCCCTTGGAATTATTCAGATTGCTCGCATGGAAAAGCTGAAGGTCCACTGGGATTTCTGATTCTTTCACCAAGATAAAATTCCTTTGAGGCCTGGTTATTTTGCAAATAATGTGCTTTGTACTCAAAGTCTACGCGGTCTCGAAAAGAGGTTGTTTCAAATTTATAAAAGCGAAGTTAAATATCAAAGATGGCGATTCGTTAAGAATTTCAGTTTCTCTACGGTTCGGTTGTCTTTTAATATAAAGAGTTTAATCACAAAAGCGAATTATTCAGTTAAAAGGTGAGAGGGAGTTGAAAAAAACTGTTAACTAAAGGAACCCAGTTTTACGTACCAAGTTTTAAGAACTGATTTAATTAGTCCACCTTGACGAAGTTTaagattgaatttttttaattttattttcaggCGTAGGACGGAAGGGGTCTGCCTTTGAGGATGTTGTAGTGACTGATGGAGATGAGCTGCACAAGGTTTTCGATCGTACAAAATATGATCCGACTAAAGCGACAAAACTGAACGATGATAAAGAAGTGGATCTTGATAGTTCACGTCGCGGGGACTCAAGCTATAATAGGAAGCATAAATCACATCTAGAAGAAGATGGAGCGGACAGTAGCAAGAGACAAAGCGATGATGGTGAAACAATTACAGACTCCGAAAAAGAATCTAAAAATACTAAGAGAAAGTTGAAACTGCATGATACAGCGTCAAATCGAAATTATGAATTAAAAGGGCGATTAAATATTGATTCCGATGGAAGTAAAGATCAGAGACATAAAACAGGGGACAGAGTTACAAAACTGAGAAATAAGAAAAAGTTAGCTGAACCTGCCGTACACCGTGAGGGGACTAAATTTGAAGCCTCGGTCGGCCATAAATCACCTAGCGTTCCCGATTCGAATTCATCTTCATCAACACCCCCGCCTTACATCCTGAAGGTGAAAAATACAGCAGCCGGACGGGAGATGGACgacatttattttttatgtgagtgttttcttttgattttatttttaatttgttcgtCAGAAATGGCCCTATAtgctattttaatttttttaagacGTCCAGCGAAAGATATCTCGTTGGGATTTTAACTTTTCACTTGGGATTTAAAATGTCAATACTCAAATTTGGGAATACGGGCTTCAGATTCCAACCTTTGATTGTTTCCATGACAAAGGGAGAGGTGTAGAAGAAGATGTTCGTTACATGTACGGTTTCATCTTAAGAAAGGAAGGGTAAGTTCACTCGATCGTAACCAAACATTAAGGGTATTGAGGGTGAAATTTAGCTTGTCACTTTTTGTCATGCGATATCATAACCGTATTTCCATTTCGGTAATATTCCTTATTCGATgaagtgatttgatgggttttcaACTAAAGGATATTTTctaattttgatattttcaatGTGATTATCGGTTGATATCAGTGGTACTTTTCTTCCGTGACAAAGTTTGCCTTGAAGTAACATCAAGACCCCCTCGATTGTGGCATTCAAGAGTCTTAAAATCAAACACTTTTGGAGGAATTTATTCTGATACAAATTATATTAAAATGGTGCGGAATGCCGTTTTCTGATACATCAAACGCATTTTTTCAGCATGATCTGGCCTaagcattttagaggaaaacgtGATGTTGGCGGCATTTATTTTAGTAGGGAATGAACAAGCACTGGCCGAAAGATAAAGTGTAATTTATCGCAACTGTCTTGATGTCAGAAGTCGGAATTTGGCTTCCTTTTTACGTCAGTTTTGTGTATTTTATTAGTATTGTGTACTCCAAACTGCGATATCTGTCGCGGATTGTTTAATTGTGGCAATCGGAGCAGCTCCCCAAAATTTAAATTGTCTacaaggtgttttttttttttaaatcccgTGTAACCTTTTTATTATATGCAAAGACCTCGGGATTGGTTTTTGATCCGATcttcattttttcttaattgtaCGAAAAATTATTTCGGCATTGCACAAGGAAGTAAATATTGGGGTTGTCCGTGCTATTATATTTCACTCCGGTCAGGAAATGACATGTTCAGAGGATTTAAGTCTGATCGGCTACCATAACAATATAATCTGTTGAAGCTTAAATTATGTGAATTTCTTTCATTGCAAGGTTTCACACCttagaaattttttcaacagAATGGAAATTCAACactctttttgttttgtctctTCAATGCAATATGGTATTTCAATTCAGGTTGATTACAAATTATTCAGTTCCTTGTTTTGTGATCACCTCATTTCCCAAATACTAAAACATTTGGCAGACTCTGGTTTTGTATTGTTTTAGCAGATGTTTTCACCACTTTTTTTAGTATTAAGTTAAAACTTCATTTTGGAGGTGTTGAGTCCTAATCCGGCCAGTGACAATTATTTGAGGGCAAGGTATCAGGAATAGCCAAATGTCCTGCATTTTCCTGGGCAAATTCTGTAAAACTGTGCCACTTTTTCCTGGAGCAATACTGCTGACTTGTTACATCGGCACCTTGATCGAAACAAAACATTCCCACATCTCATCCATTCACCGTCTTTGTAGAAGATTATTCCAGCCATCCACAGGAATACACAGAAatacaaaattcaaaatttgaagaCAACAGGATTTCTGTAGAGGGAACAGGGGCCACAGAGGGGGAGGGGCTGGGAGGGCTATTTtgttcccctccccccccactCTTTTCCTATGGTGTTATTTTCTCTACCAGGCAGTCTTACCTGTCAACTGGAGGaatcctagggcatttgaggtgtcagtaAGTTAAGCAGTAGAAAACTTTGTCCCCGCCATTAGGAATACACAGTTTTTCCTGATGTtagccctttttttttttttttttcaaatattttgttatttgaGACTTGTTGGGAGCTTTACTTTATTAAAGTGTCcagttgttctagcgctggagcactaattggggacactgtaaactgaaatgaacaaattaacGCCAATCAAATCAACTGTTGGTTttcgaggagaggggaaaacctggAGGAAAAACCTCTTGTAGTAgcgtagagaaccaacaaactcaacgtACATATGACACCTGGGCCACGTTAAATTTCATAAGTTCGCTTCAAACTTGGGAATTTTAatacgtaactgtcaatcaaatggcaaaCTTTGAAACAAACTTGGGAATTTCTTGCCGAACTTCGTGGGAATCTGGCAAAGTAATTTCACCATTGCTCtcggttgttgttttgaaatgagtGCCTTCACTGTGCAAGGAAAGGAAATTCCAAGTTTTGTTAggcagaaaattattgaaagctgaTTAGAATGGAAAGGACCATCTCAAATaggacaggaactgagacttcCCAAAGAAACCATTgccaaaattgttgatatttttgtGCGCAGAGGGAATACTGAagacaacaaatgaagaaatatcACTCAGTCAGCGCGTGCtgaatgatgtgaataattataTGGAGTGTTGTAAAACTACTAACCCCAGCATTTACagcagtgaaatccaaaacaaactggAAAAGAATATATATAAACGTTCCAGTGTTTGCCCGAAAATGTCCTGTCGCATGCATCGATCAGCTGCAGCATAACACTAGATCTTGGTTTATGTTCTTTCAAGAAATTCAGCATTATTCCACAGGAATCACTGactcttaattaattaattaaaaatgaaaatatatttttccagtatttagCAGCTTGCGCGGACAACGCATTTTTGTGACGAGTGTTCAGTGTGCATTCTCATGAAGCTCGGCACGAAATTCCCAAGTTTGTTTCAAAGGTCGCCACTCGATTGACAGTTACATAATGAAACTCCCAAGGTTGAAGCGAACttatgaaatttacaacgaactgcgcaaatcgcctgtcaaaagatttgtgaaatgcactgtaatttagtggaaacttttctttcagtttatttaCAGATCACAAAGGTTCACACAAGATTCGTTGCTTAGACTTTTCAGTtatgttttttgtttccattttgcATAAAATTAGATTGTTAAGGCTTTCTTGATGGGGAAAACTCAAACCTTGGGTGGTATTTAATTGCAGATTAGTGTAATCtgctttttgaacaactgagcccTGGAGAATATTAAGAGTCCAGAGATTGAGTACAGTAccgtgcaaaagtaagttgGTAGTCTCGATCCTCGCAAGAATCGAGGATCAATCATCGAGTCAATCAAGACTCGAAACAGACTGTCAACTGACACTTTTGCACGGCACTATATGTGAAAATTAACAACTTCTACCTTATATAtgtacttccaaattttgtGAATGCAACGTTTTCCTTGTGAGggtttttcttccatttttgtccaaaggGTATATCTGCCTTGGTATATTGAATATGAATGATGGGTTTTAATGGCTTTAAATACTTTCTTCTCCAGTTATAGTTATTGGGTGTAGCGTGGCCGGAATTGCTGGACTGGCATTAGCAGGATACTGCTGGTACAAGTAAGTCAATTCTATTCATTTGGTGTTCAATTATCATTCCAGTTACATTTTTGATGCACTGTCTACATTGTATAGCAACACAGTTACTTTCAGTGACCCTGATTAAACCATGTGTCGGCAATGAATGTTGCATAAATTTTGCATAAAGTTCCCTTTTTGAGTGTTGAAACTTGCTTGTGAAAGCTGATAATCATTTTAGTCTCGGAGTACAAGAGCATTTATAAAGTGAAAACCCATAAGCAGTGAATGTTGCTTTAGGTGATATGTGAAGAAAGTTGCCATGTGTGATAAGTGAAATTCAGGCAATTGAATGGCTTTTAGAGATTTTTGCAGGCCTTCAAGTTCAGGTTTAATAATGTGGGTTTTGCAATTtcaaaaaacaacttaaaagtCTGTTTGTATAGGGAACTTCTGATCACTGAAATTCAAAGGTCTTGTGCTTCAGtgacttttcattttattttacactTTTGACTCTACAAAATAATAAGATGTCTACCTGGGTACAAATTGTAGATTTTGTATCAGTGATTGCACGAGACAGCTCTGAGCTGAGTTGAAGTTGCCAATTACCAATTTACCAATTTATTAATagataaacaacaacaactgtacAATATTTGTTACCCACAGTTAGCATAGCTATTCGAGGTGGGTAACAATTAACAATAAATTTTGATTTTGACAAGGTCTTGCAAGGTcttgtttaataatattattttgtgtttttgtcTTGGTAGGTTGCACACTACAGCAAAAGCTGTAAGTGAAGCAGAGTATGCAGGTTATGCAGCTGCCAAGCAAGGTCCACAAGGTGGTCAGGTAGGGTTTGTGGTCAGATTCAttgggctgtttttttttttaaaccaaggtCATGTTTTTCAATagctttaactttaactttaactttattcatttatattgcgcaagtatcaaattaaagttttcaaatgcgcatcCATTTGTCCTCCAGGCAtcgattgttcaaaaggtggataatgctatgcACCGAATGAAATCACtgtccagcggataaacactagcaaaaccaattgagatatccagtggatagcgattTTTACATTGGATAGTGCTATTCACCCTTTGAACAGCTGGGGCCAGGACTTTGTTTATTGGTTTAGATATGGAGAAGGTAGTAAAAcgttgtccaggattgtagataAATGCATTACTCAAAATTTAAACTAGTACCggtaccgtaaacgtccatgtataagccgcacattttttcacaaaattgaagccataaatcaagggtgcggcttatccatggatacatctgtgtttggagttttaaaaaaccttattaatattcatacaacttctcaagatctcagtaaagaaacataaaagaaactgagagcatgttgctgttgttcattgactttttaatgagtggtgcctcctaaaggagctgtttgtgtcttccagtgtttatcggcgaatcttgctctccacgagttctttcaagcgattaattttccctttactcgaacaagtaaacaccatcctacaaggaatctccattcctccgcacagctgtttgcagtggCATCTTCGGCTagtcacttccacgcatatctttccgcaacgtgcaataaaataccacaaaatttgCGAGTACTCGCAAGGTAAATGGCCGACTGTatcgttgtccttgaccaccttctcggcaaatttgtcgactgcattatcaagctcctgttctgcatgaattttttcgcctATTGCGGGTACATCTTTATGGacgtggtcatgatacccaggcaTCACATCCGCCGTGTTCAAAAAATTCGTGCAACGcaggccctggcccagactcctccccacacttaaagcttggctactaaggactcgttcgttttgtttcaatatcgaaggaatttcaactttatggtgaaaccttgattgtttgtccttgttggtttatagcaacagaacgttactggaacttcaaactttattgtattacatttttttccaaaatctgcgcttctaaattcggggtgcggcttatctacggatgcggcttatacatggacgtttacggtatatGCATTTCAACATATCCTAGAATTGGCCAAAGTAAAAATGACTTAACACGCAGACTTTTGTTATGCACAATGTCATACATATGGTTCTcattaattttaagaatatcAATAATTCTGTTTAATTGGAAGACTACAGCTGTACATATACTTGTATGAATGATGTATAATGGAAGAAACACTGTACTTTTGTTAAATATGGAACTTTCACTGCCTGTGTTATGCAAGTCAATCGTGTTTCTGCTACTGTGCGTTTAGTCTTGAGCACTTGCACATTGGAACAGAATGGCTTTGGTTGTTTTTTCCAGTACACTTAGTCAATTCCTCAAATGGGAAAAGAATAGAAAGCATGTGCAATATTCTATCCACaaactgttttttcttttgatattatTGCAGGGAGATCACAAACTTGATTACAGTGCAGAGATCTACCATTACCAACAAACAAAAAGTCAAATTTCAGCCATGGAGAAGTATGTCAACCTTGAACTTTGTGTTTTAGGTTTTTTAAAGGAGTAGTTCTCatttatcattaattaatttggaTTACTTGTAGTAGAGTGGATGCTGAACCACTGGGCAAACAGGAGGCTTTTGGGAGATAAACCATTAAACTAGGTTTAAGTGACAAAATGTCCTCTTATAAGTCCCAGACTGAAATTATTGTTGGAGTAACTGGCCATCTTGCAATTTGTTGTAACCCTTAACCCATTCACAGGGCTGCAAATAACAGTCGGACATTGACCGACCAAAATTTGCTAAAGGCTGACAAAATCCCAACTGTGATTGGCCATTATGTGCAGGCAATTATTTCATCGTGAATCATGtcacagtaaaaaaaaataaaaaatctacCTGGAGGAAATCTTACGGCCTTGTGATTGATCTCAAAGTCTCGAAAGTTTCTGATGTTACCATAGTTTTTACCGGATATGCTTTTCAAAATGTAGCGaggttattattttttattttttgcatttttttcgaaTCATAACAGTAAAATTTCTCTATGGCactggttgtttaccatttacaagcagaaaccggttggtactaggtttgttaATTAAAATGGTAAGCAAACCCTCCCGAATGGGAAGTTTAGTTGGGATCGCTGTGTACCAGAATTTTACAAAATTCATTCAAGTTTACtgagagagtctggagggaggcaaaattGTGGAGGAGCGTAAagataaaggtaaaggtacaccttatttaacgtcggaagttcctttactttctagagagtactctcccaggaagccggcggtgcgctcattttacccccctttCCATCAGTGccccgttttaagggtatttaaagctacttaggctacactgaaaggaaagaagtctaaacaaggatgtgagatccaggGATCGAACTctggacctcttgcaccaaggccgcgcactaaccaactgtgtcACCCTTGCTCCTAtgaatgcaaatggtaaacaagttttccgtttggaaattctgtttgggaattttggacaacctttcaaGAAACCCCATTTTCTTCGgaaattttccgtttgggaatACCAAAAATTAATAGGCTTACcggtaccatttacattccaactgaaatttccggatttttcggtaaatggtaaacaaccactCAAAGCAACTCACAGAAATTTTGTGCCGGTGTTGTCGTCTCGTTGGAATGCGCCTTATGATAATATTTTATAGAAAACGCAAATCAGTTGGCCCGATCACTAGAATGTAATACCTCAAAATCTAAGTTTAAACGATATATGGCAGAGCCTTTTCTAGGTGATGTTCGAccaaacttttgttttgtcgGACCAAGAAAGTATCTTAGCAGagcatatgtcctttcaaaaggaaaaaattatttgcagccCTGCATTCACACCTCTAAcgccgccccccccccccccattgacGTGTAAAATTcactggtgttagacagagtaaaatccattAACTCTCCCTCACGGGGGTTAATGGGTTAATGggtaccagaaacccataagggttgaaacgtgcaacgcgcgttcacagctttcgaatattcagtgctaagtaccatatttggaaacccctcgctccagttaattattatttcgcgcgagaacattggtggtattgcgtcacggtgttcttgcgaactgaatGGTTGAATGTTGCtgtcttgttgttccaaatatggtacttagcaaattgaatattcagaagcttgtttcccagcacacaaggggccgttacacgtttcaacccttatgggtttctgtggGTACCCAATTGATGACAAGAATTGTCTGGACAGAGCAAAATCTATTGATCAGTGATATTGGATAAGCACACAGAATGTAGTTATGCACCttttttgaagctttttttttGGATGTGTTAACAGAGCAAGTGGAAGAAAGGGTACTATCAAGGGGGAGACACTTGATGATGAAGACAACAGTGATGAAGGAGATGAGGAAGATTACACTGTCTACGAATGTCATGGACTGGCTCCCGTACGTTTT
The sequence above is a segment of the Montipora foliosa isolate CH-2021 chromosome 2, ASM3666993v2, whole genome shotgun sequence genome. Coding sequences within it:
- the LOC137993394 gene encoding uncharacterized protein, which gives rise to MYSYLPLLFFSLLSAQGSLNIGGVGRKGSAFEDVVVTDGDELHKVFDRTKYDPTKATKLNDDKEVDLDSSRRGDSSYNRKHKSHLEEDGADSSKRQSDDGETITDSEKESKNTKRKLKLHDTASNRNYELKGRLNIDSDGSKDQRHKTGDRVTKLRNKKKLAEPAVHREGTKFEASVGHKSPSVPDSNSSSSTPPPYILKVKNTAAGREMDDIYFLFIVIGCSVAGIAGLALAGYCWYKLHTTAKAVSEAEYAGYAAAKQGPQGGQGDHKLDYSAEIYHYQQTKSQISAMEKASGRKGTIKGETLDDEDNSDEGDEEDYTVYECHGLAPTGDMTVVNPLFSDQEVVGSDQDGNGDRSGASGQGSPVPHRHSPQES